In bacterium, a single window of DNA contains:
- a CDS encoding LytR C-terminal domain-containing protein, whose amino-acid sequence MPSRPYSRNRREHLKNLRKSRKGQAVETNRRTLSAAAPRRGKPLVTLKGLLTSLALVAALAVLVLFMTSAWLQYRESALAQKASQEQAAQAVVPGQNLALPPVDPATVEVRVLNGCGEPGAGRDMTTRLRDLRFDVVSAANADNFDYENTLVVNHTERPEVGLAVANSLGCTHLTSQPDEMALVDVTVILGRDWSSYVTPPQPETPPPVTIKSIVARARSIIGLQ is encoded by the coding sequence ATGCCCAGCCGCCCCTACAGCCGCAACCGGCGCGAACACCTGAAGAACCTGCGCAAGTCGCGCAAGGGACAGGCGGTCGAGACCAACCGACGCACCCTGAGTGCGGCTGCGCCGCGACGGGGCAAGCCGCTGGTGACGCTCAAGGGCCTTCTTACCAGCCTGGCCCTCGTGGCCGCGCTGGCCGTGCTGGTGCTGTTCATGACCTCGGCCTGGCTGCAGTACCGCGAGAGCGCCCTGGCCCAGAAAGCCAGCCAGGAGCAGGCCGCCCAGGCTGTCGTGCCGGGGCAGAACCTGGCCCTGCCGCCGGTCGACCCGGCCACGGTGGAGGTGCGGGTCCTGAACGGCTGCGGCGAGCCGGGGGCCGGGCGCGATATGACCACCCGTTTGCGCGACCTGCGCTTCGATGTGGTCAGCGCGGCCAACGCTGATAATTTCGACTACGAGAACACCCTGGTGGTGAACCACACCGAGCGCCCCGAGGTGGGCCTGGCCGTGGCCAACTCCCTGGGCTGCACCCACCTGACCAGCCAGCCGGATGAGATGGCCCTGGTGGATGTCACCGTGATCCTCGGCCGCGACTGGTCGAGCTATGTCACTCCCCCACAGCCGGAAACTCCCCCCCCGGTAACCATCAAGAGCATTGTGGCACGCGCGCGTTCTATAATCGGACTACAATAG